One genomic region from Cellulomonas fengjieae encodes:
- a CDS encoding pilus assembly protein, producing MTSGWAARRARPAGDDGSSVVEFLGLSVVLIVPLVYLVLTLGRLEAATFAVEGAAREAARTYVAAEGADAGTQRAVAAVGIALRDQGFDDDPADALTLTCSAEPCLAPGSDVAARIEVRVPLPFVPSFVRAVVPLEVPVSAERVAPVDTYRTTR from the coding sequence GTGACGAGCGGCTGGGCGGCGCGGCGGGCCCGGCCGGCGGGCGACGACGGCAGCTCGGTCGTCGAGTTCCTGGGCCTCTCGGTCGTCCTGATCGTTCCGCTGGTGTACCTGGTCCTCACGCTCGGACGCCTGGAGGCGGCGACGTTCGCCGTCGAGGGCGCGGCGCGCGAGGCTGCGCGGACGTATGTCGCGGCCGAGGGTGCCGACGCCGGGACGCAGCGGGCGGTCGCCGCTGTCGGCATCGCCCTGCGCGACCAGGGATTCGATGACGACCCCGCGGACGCGCTGACCCTGACCTGCTCGGCGGAGCCGTGCCTGGCCCCCGGCAGCGACGTCGCCGCGCGGATCGAGGTGCGCGTGCCGCTGCCGTTCGTGCCGAGCTTCGTGCGCGCGGTCGTCCCGCTGGAGGTGCCCGTCAGCGCCGAGCGCGTCGCGCCGGTCGACACCTACCGGACGACCCGATGA
- a CDS encoding type II secretion system F family protein yields MSPGVLGALVGLLGGLGLTVVVLRLRSRRISLDQRLAPYLRPQATSSGLLRAPSVRGPFATVERLAAPVMSDAVRLVTRLGSPTADLRRRLGRAGRTETVEQFRAGQVVWGVLGLAAGLALALVLAAARGGAVVPLVVLVAVCGLTGVLARDWALTRQLRARESRMLTELPTIAELLALAVGAGEGAVGALERVVRSTHGELTAELARTLADTRAGAPLTAALDNLADRTGLAALARFAEGVAVAVERGTPLADVLRAQAQDVREEGRRALMETGGRKEVLMMVPVVFLILPITVVFAVFPSMVVLRVGL; encoded by the coding sequence GTGAGCCCGGGCGTCCTCGGGGCGCTGGTGGGGCTCCTCGGCGGGCTCGGCCTGACGGTCGTGGTCCTGCGGCTGCGCTCCCGGCGGATCAGCCTCGACCAGCGGCTCGCGCCCTACCTGCGCCCGCAGGCGACGTCCTCGGGGCTGCTGCGGGCGCCGAGCGTGCGAGGACCGTTCGCCACGGTGGAGCGACTCGCGGCACCCGTGATGTCGGACGCGGTCCGCCTGGTGACCCGCCTCGGGTCGCCCACCGCCGACCTGCGGCGCCGCCTCGGCCGGGCAGGCCGCACCGAGACCGTCGAGCAGTTCCGTGCCGGGCAGGTGGTCTGGGGCGTGCTCGGGCTGGCCGCCGGTCTCGCGCTCGCGCTGGTGCTCGCCGCGGCGCGCGGCGGCGCCGTCGTCCCGCTCGTCGTGCTCGTGGCCGTCTGCGGCCTGACCGGGGTGCTGGCGCGGGACTGGGCGCTCACGCGTCAGCTGCGGGCGCGCGAGTCGCGGATGCTCACCGAGCTGCCGACCATCGCGGAGCTGCTCGCGCTGGCGGTCGGGGCCGGTGAGGGGGCCGTCGGTGCTCTCGAGCGCGTGGTCCGCAGCACCCACGGCGAGCTCACCGCGGAGCTGGCGCGCACCCTGGCCGACACGCGCGCCGGCGCGCCCCTGACCGCCGCGCTCGACAACCTGGCCGACCGGACCGGGCTGGCGGCGCTCGCGCGCTTCGCGGAGGGCGTCGCCGTGGCGGTGGAACGCGGGACGCCCCTGGCCGACGTGCTGCGGGCGCAGGCGCAGGACGTGCGTGAGGAAGGGCGCCGCGCCCTCATGGAGACGGGCGGGCGCAAGGAGGTGCTGATGATGGTCCCGGTGGTCTTCCTGATCCTGCCCATCACGGTCGTCTTTGCGGTCTTCCCCTCGATGGTGGTCCTGCGAGTCGGACTGTGA
- the mmsA gene encoding multiple monosaccharide ABC transporter ATP-binding protein → MSTDHILEMRDITKRFPGVIALQDVNLLVRQGEIHAICGENGAGKSTLMKVLSGVYPHGTYEGDIVLGGETVEFRGIRDSERHGVVIIHQELALSPFLSIAENIFLGNEQAERGVVDWNKTNAEAAKLLARVGLDERPDTKIVDIGVGKQQLVEIAKALSKEVRLLILDEPTAALNDEDSAHLLGLIRSLKAHGITSIIISHKLNEIEAIADTTTIIRDGKTIETIDMHGGDVSEERIIRAMVGRSLDNRFPEHTPTIGEEVLRIEDWTVHHPIDQSRKVVDGASLDVRRGEIVGIAGLMGAGRTELAMSVFGRSYGARISGRVFKDGKQVDLRNVGAAIRHGIAYATEDRKRFGLNLIDTIQHNISGSALGKLARWGVVNRRDEEKVAEQYRRDLNIKTPTVAALVGKLSGGNQQKVVLSKWIYTDPDVLILDEPTRGIDVGAKYEIYTIINRLADAGKGVIVISSELPELIGICDRIYALSQGRVTGQVARADATQERLMQYMTMEKDVTAR, encoded by the coding sequence ATGAGCACTGACCACATCCTCGAGATGCGGGACATCACCAAGCGGTTCCCCGGCGTGATCGCGCTGCAGGACGTCAACCTTCTGGTCCGGCAGGGCGAGATCCACGCGATCTGCGGGGAGAACGGGGCCGGGAAGTCGACCCTCATGAAGGTGCTGTCGGGCGTCTACCCGCACGGCACCTACGAGGGGGACATCGTCCTGGGCGGCGAGACCGTCGAGTTCCGCGGCATCCGCGACTCCGAGCGGCACGGCGTCGTGATCATCCACCAGGAGCTCGCGCTGAGCCCGTTCCTGTCGATCGCCGAGAACATCTTCCTCGGCAACGAGCAGGCGGAGCGCGGCGTCGTCGACTGGAACAAGACCAACGCCGAGGCCGCCAAGCTGCTCGCCCGCGTGGGCCTCGACGAGCGGCCCGACACCAAGATCGTCGACATCGGCGTCGGCAAGCAGCAGCTCGTGGAGATCGCGAAGGCGCTCTCCAAGGAGGTGCGCCTGCTCATCCTCGACGAGCCCACGGCGGCCCTGAACGACGAGGACAGCGCCCACCTGCTGGGCCTGATCCGCAGCCTCAAGGCCCACGGGATCACGTCGATCATCATCAGCCACAAGCTCAACGAGATCGAGGCGATCGCCGACACCACGACGATCATCCGCGACGGCAAGACCATCGAGACCATCGACATGCACGGTGGCGACGTGAGCGAGGAGCGGATCATCCGCGCGATGGTCGGCCGCTCGCTGGACAACCGGTTCCCGGAGCACACGCCCACGATCGGCGAGGAGGTGCTGCGGATCGAGGACTGGACCGTGCACCACCCCATCGACCAGTCGCGCAAGGTCGTCGACGGTGCGTCGCTGGACGTGCGCCGCGGCGAGATCGTCGGCATCGCCGGTCTCATGGGCGCGGGGCGCACGGAGCTCGCCATGAGCGTCTTCGGGCGCAGCTACGGCGCGCGGATCAGCGGCCGGGTGTTCAAGGACGGCAAGCAGGTCGACCTGCGCAACGTCGGCGCGGCCATCCGGCACGGCATCGCGTACGCGACGGAGGACCGCAAGCGGTTCGGCCTCAACCTGATCGACACCATCCAGCACAACATCTCGGGGTCCGCCCTGGGCAAGCTCGCCCGCTGGGGCGTCGTCAACCGCAGGGACGAGGAGAAGGTCGCCGAGCAGTACCGGCGCGACCTCAACATCAAGACGCCCACGGTCGCTGCCCTGGTGGGCAAGCTGTCGGGCGGCAACCAGCAGAAGGTCGTGCTGAGCAAGTGGATCTACACCGATCCTGACGTGCTGATCCTCGACGAGCCCACGCGCGGCATCGACGTGGGCGCCAAGTACGAGATCTACACGATCATCAACCGGCTGGCGGATGCGGGGAAGGGCGTCATCGTCATCTCCTCGGAGCTGCCGGAGCTGATCGGGATCTGCGACCGGATCTACGCGCTCAGCCAGGGACGCGTCACGGGCCAGGTCGCCCGCGCCGACGCCACGCAGGAGCGACTCATGCAGTACATGACCATGGAGAAGGACGTGACGGCACGATGA
- a CDS encoding pilus assembly protein TadG-related protein: MSRGRGDDGQVMILTLGFVVVALLLLTVVVSAAGVHLERKRLLALADLLALEAADAVAEDRYFVPGAGRTATGVPLTDASVRAGVDGYLRDNPGAATAWDELAVLDASSPDGRSARVHLGAVVRPVLVSWVLAPWSDGIALQAESVARGS; this comes from the coding sequence ATGAGCCGCGGCCGCGGGGACGACGGGCAGGTGATGATCCTGACCCTGGGGTTCGTCGTCGTCGCGCTGCTGCTGCTCACGGTCGTCGTGTCGGCGGCGGGCGTGCACCTGGAGCGCAAGCGGCTGCTGGCGCTCGCGGACCTGCTCGCGCTCGAGGCGGCCGACGCGGTGGCCGAGGACCGGTACTTCGTCCCCGGTGCCGGCCGGACCGCGACGGGCGTCCCGCTCACCGATGCCTCGGTCCGGGCGGGGGTCGACGGCTACCTGCGGGACAACCCGGGTGCGGCGACCGCGTGGGACGAGCTGGCCGTGCTGGACGCGTCGAGCCCCGATGGGCGGTCCGCACGGGTGCACCTGGGTGCGGTGGTCCGGCCGGTGCTGGTGAGCTGGGTGCTCGCGCCGTGGTCGGACGGGATCGCGCTGCAGGCGGAGTCGGTCGCCCGCGGTTCGTGA
- the prfB gene encoding peptide chain release factor 2, with amino-acid sequence MATTDFPTAIRDLRTTLGTIQAVSDPSALQAKVAQLSEQASAPDLWDDPDAAQKITSALSATQAELDRMSTLDSRIDDLETLVEMATEENDEDTLAEAEADLLKIKKDLGELEVRTLLAGEYDQREAVVTIRAGAGGVDAADFAEMLLRMYLRWAERHGYPTSVLDTSYAEEAGLKSATFEVKVPYAYGNLSVEAGTHRLVRISPFDNQGRRQTSFAAVEVIPLIESNDSIDIPESEIKVDVFRSSGPGGQSVNTTDSAVRMTHIPTGIVVSMQNEKSQIQNRAAALRVLQSRLLLVRKAQEDAQKKAMAGDVKASWGDQMRSYVLQPYQMVKDLRTEHEVGNPAAVFDGDIDDFIEAGIRWRRSQENASA; translated from the coding sequence GTGGCCACCACCGACTTTCCCACCGCGATCCGTGATCTGCGCACCACCCTGGGCACCATCCAGGCGGTGAGCGACCCCAGCGCGCTCCAGGCGAAGGTGGCGCAGCTGTCGGAGCAGGCCTCGGCCCCCGACCTGTGGGACGACCCGGACGCCGCGCAGAAGATCACCAGCGCGCTGTCGGCGACGCAGGCCGAGCTGGACCGGATGAGCACGCTGGACAGCCGGATCGACGACCTCGAGACGCTGGTCGAGATGGCGACCGAGGAGAACGACGAGGACACCCTCGCCGAGGCCGAGGCCGACCTGCTGAAGATCAAGAAGGACCTGGGCGAGCTCGAGGTCCGCACGCTGCTGGCGGGGGAGTACGACCAGCGCGAGGCCGTCGTCACCATCCGCGCGGGCGCCGGTGGCGTCGACGCCGCGGACTTCGCCGAGATGCTGCTGCGCATGTACCTGCGCTGGGCCGAGCGGCACGGCTACCCGACCTCCGTGCTCGACACGTCCTACGCGGAGGAGGCGGGCCTGAAGTCGGCGACCTTCGAGGTGAAGGTCCCGTACGCGTACGGGAACCTGTCCGTCGAGGCCGGCACGCACCGCTTGGTGCGCATCTCGCCGTTCGACAACCAGGGCCGGCGCCAGACGAGCTTCGCGGCCGTCGAGGTCATCCCGCTCATCGAGTCGAACGACTCCATCGACATCCCCGAGTCGGAGATCAAGGTCGACGTCTTCCGCTCGTCGGGCCCCGGCGGCCAGTCCGTCAACACCACCGACTCCGCGGTGCGGATGACCCACATCCCGACCGGCATCGTGGTGTCGATGCAGAACGAGAAGTCGCAGATCCAGAACCGTGCCGCCGCGCTGCGCGTGCTGCAGTCACGCCTGCTGCTGGTCCGCAAGGCCCAGGAGGACGCCCAGAAGAAGGCCATGGCCGGTGACGTCAAGGCGAGCTGGGGCGACCAGATGCGCTCGTACGTCCTGCAGCCGTACCAGATGGTCAAGGACCTGCGCACGGAGCACGAGGTCGGCAACCCGGCCGCGGTGTTCGACGGCGACATCGACGACTTCATCGAGGCAGGCATCCGCTGGCGCCGATCGCAGGAGAACGCCTCCGCCTGA
- a CDS encoding pilus assembly protein, with translation MTVLFVAVLQLTLVLHVRNTLVDSAAEGARYGALSGHDPADGAERSRLLITQSLSAAYARGVSAQRTRLDGLDVVRIEVQAPLPLVGLIGPAGTLTVRGHALAEAP, from the coding sequence GTGACCGTCCTGTTCGTCGCGGTGCTGCAACTGACCCTGGTGCTGCACGTGCGGAACACGCTCGTGGACTCCGCCGCCGAGGGTGCCCGCTACGGCGCGCTGTCCGGGCACGACCCCGCGGACGGCGCCGAGCGGTCGCGCCTGCTGATCACGCAGTCGTTGTCGGCGGCGTACGCCCGCGGCGTGAGCGCGCAGCGGACCAGGCTGGACGGGCTCGACGTCGTGCGGATCGAGGTGCAGGCGCCGCTCCCGCTGGTCGGGCTGATCGGCCCGGCGGGCACGCTGACCGTCCGCGGGCACGCCCTGGCCGAGGCGCCGTGA
- the chvE gene encoding multiple monosaccharide ABC transporter substrate-binding protein: protein MSFAWKKVAVGIATAGLVVGLSACSQERDAEAEPTGDAAVEETMVGIAMPTKSLERWNRDGAHLEDLLQESGYETTLQYADNKVDQQITQLENMINQGANILVIAAIDGTALTPVLDQAAENDVTVIAYDRLINDTENVDYYATFDNEKVGQLQGEYIVEALDLENAAGPFNLEPFAGSPDDNNAKFFFSGAWDVLKPYVDEGKFVVPSGKAPASNDDWASIGIQGWGSDTAQAEMENRLNSFYGGGQKIDVVLSPNDSLALGIAQALAGAGYAPGDGYPVLTGQDADQANVLNMLAGKQSMSVWKDTRELGDRVSVMIDSIVNGDTVEVNDEETYDNGVKVVPTYLLDPQVVTPDTVESVLVESGFYKASDLGL from the coding sequence ATGTCTTTTGCATGGAAGAAGGTGGCCGTCGGCATCGCCACGGCAGGCCTGGTCGTCGGGCTCTCCGCCTGCAGCCAGGAGCGGGACGCAGAGGCCGAGCCCACCGGCGACGCCGCCGTCGAGGAGACCATGGTCGGCATCGCGATGCCGACCAAGAGCCTCGAGCGGTGGAACCGTGACGGTGCGCACCTCGAGGACCTGCTCCAGGAGTCGGGCTACGAGACGACGCTGCAGTACGCCGACAACAAGGTGGACCAGCAGATCACGCAGCTCGAGAACATGATCAACCAGGGCGCGAACATCCTCGTGATCGCGGCGATCGACGGCACGGCGCTCACGCCCGTCCTCGACCAGGCCGCGGAGAACGACGTCACGGTCATCGCCTACGACCGCCTGATCAACGACACGGAGAACGTCGACTACTACGCGACGTTCGACAACGAGAAGGTCGGCCAGCTCCAGGGCGAGTACATCGTCGAGGCGCTCGACCTCGAGAACGCGGCGGGTCCGTTCAACCTCGAGCCCTTCGCCGGCTCGCCGGACGACAACAACGCCAAGTTCTTCTTCTCCGGCGCGTGGGACGTCCTCAAGCCCTACGTGGACGAGGGCAAGTTCGTCGTCCCGTCGGGCAAGGCGCCCGCGAGCAACGACGACTGGGCCAGCATCGGCATCCAGGGCTGGGGCTCCGACACCGCCCAGGCCGAGATGGAGAACCGCCTCAACTCGTTCTACGGCGGCGGCCAGAAGATCGACGTGGTCCTGTCCCCGAACGACTCGCTCGCGCTGGGCATCGCCCAGGCCCTCGCGGGTGCCGGCTACGCCCCGGGCGACGGCTACCCGGTGCTGACCGGGCAGGACGCCGACCAGGCGAACGTGCTCAACATGCTGGCCGGCAAGCAGTCCATGTCCGTCTGGAAGGACACCCGCGAGCTGGGTGACCGCGTCAGCGTCATGATCGACTCCATCGTCAACGGCGACACCGTCGAGGTCAACGACGAGGAGACGTACGACAACGGCGTCAAGGTCGTCCCGACCTACCTGCTCGACCCGCAGGTCGTCACGCCCGACACCGTCGAGTCCGTGCTCGTCGAGTCCGGCTTCTACAAGGCCTCGGACCTGGGTCTCTGA
- the mmsB gene encoding multiple monosaccharide ABC transporter permease, which yields MTTDLNTAPAAPPGAQPRVPLSQRMAGLGGNARQYGIFGALVVIVLLFQVLTDGKLLLANNVAALFQQNAYVMILAIGMVMVIVAGHIDLSVGSVVAFVGGIVAVSMRDLGLSWMLAVLLGLAVGAVVGAWQGFWVAYVGIPAFIVTLAGMLVFRGLALVVVGETVAGLPSEFIAISKGSLPNVLGYANNMDVVTLLIGALAIAAIAVNQVRARSSLRKHELYVEPTGLFVTKLALVAIGVGVLTVILSFSAGGTPIVLVIIGVLVVAYSFLMGRTVFGRHIYAIGGNRLAASLSGVNTRRVDFWIFVNMGLLAGAAAVVTTARAGAAAAGAGASFELDAIAACFIGGAAVTGGIGRISGAIVGALIMGVLNMGLSIMSVDPSWQQAIKGLVLLLAVAFDLINKRRAGTS from the coding sequence ATGACTACCGACCTCAACACCGCCCCGGCAGCGCCGCCGGGAGCCCAGCCCCGGGTGCCGCTCTCGCAGCGGATGGCGGGTCTCGGCGGCAACGCGCGCCAGTACGGCATCTTCGGCGCGCTCGTCGTGATCGTCCTGCTGTTCCAGGTGCTCACCGACGGCAAGCTGCTGCTCGCCAACAACGTCGCCGCCCTGTTCCAGCAGAACGCCTACGTGATGATCCTGGCCATCGGCATGGTCATGGTCATCGTCGCCGGGCACATCGACCTGTCGGTCGGCTCGGTCGTCGCGTTCGTCGGCGGCATCGTCGCCGTGAGCATGCGCGACCTGGGCCTGTCCTGGATGCTCGCGGTCCTGCTCGGCCTCGCGGTCGGCGCGGTCGTGGGTGCCTGGCAAGGCTTCTGGGTGGCCTACGTCGGCATCCCCGCCTTCATCGTGACGCTGGCGGGCATGCTCGTGTTCCGCGGGCTCGCGCTCGTGGTCGTGGGGGAGACGGTCGCGGGCCTGCCGTCGGAGTTCATCGCGATCTCCAAGGGCTCGCTGCCCAACGTGCTGGGCTACGCCAACAACATGGACGTGGTCACGCTGCTGATCGGGGCGCTGGCCATCGCGGCGATCGCGGTCAACCAGGTGCGTGCCCGCAGCTCGCTGCGCAAGCACGAGCTGTACGTCGAGCCGACCGGCCTGTTCGTCACCAAGCTCGCGCTGGTCGCCATCGGCGTCGGGGTGCTCACGGTCATCCTGTCGTTCTCCGCGGGCGGCACGCCGATCGTGCTGGTCATCATCGGGGTGCTCGTCGTGGCGTACTCGTTCCTGATGGGCCGCACGGTGTTCGGCCGGCACATCTACGCGATCGGCGGCAACCGCCTCGCGGCGAGCCTGTCGGGCGTCAACACGCGCAGGGTCGACTTCTGGATCTTCGTGAACATGGGCCTGCTCGCCGGTGCGGCCGCCGTCGTCACCACGGCCCGCGCGGGGGCTGCCGCGGCGGGAGCCGGTGCCAGCTTCGAGCTCGACGCGATCGCCGCGTGCTTCATCGGTGGGGCGGCGGTCACGGGCGGCATCGGCAGGATCTCGGGCGCCATCGTCGGTGCGCTCATCATGGGCGTGCTCAACATGGGCCTGTCGATCATGTCGGTCGACCCGTCCTGGCAGCAGGCGATCAAGGGCCTCGTGCTGCTGCTCGCGGTCGCGTTCGACCTGATCAACAAGCGACGCGCGGGGACCAGCTAG